Part of the Henckelia pumila isolate YLH828 chromosome 2, ASM3356847v2, whole genome shotgun sequence genome is shown below.
TCACGTATATTCAATACCAGTTACATTGTTATGCCGTACTAATGTGGCAAATTGTGGTACAATTAAGACTATATATAAAACATggtattatatacatatatgtataacgtCATGATCTTGACTATATCACGTATATTCAGTACCAGTTTCATTTTTACGTAGTATTATTGTGGAAGCATGTACAATTATGACTACGATTAGTactaatatatttaaatattttattatatacatACATTTGTTACACCATGATTGATATGTTCACATATTTTCAATACCAATTGCAGTGTTATGTAGTACTAATGTTGCAAAATGTGGTACAATTCAGATTACTTGCGGTACTAATATAGTTAAAATATGGTATTATatacttatatgtgtataattatGATCTTGGTTCTTTCACATGTTCAGAACCAAGCATTACTACGTGGTATTAATGTGGTAATATGCGTCATACTTAAGACTATTCGCAGTACAAATATAGTTAAAATATGGtatcatatacatatatgtgtAACTTCATGATCTTGGATGTTTCACGTATGTTCAGTATTAATAACATTGTTATGTAGTACTAATGTGGAATAATGTGgtaaaattaagactaaatgTAGTGCTATTAATTATAGTTAAAATGTAGGAATTTAGACATATAATCTTCAGAGAAGAACGTGTTCTTTTTTTTTGAACTCTTTTATCTAATTAatacagaatattttgaaaaaacttCTTACCATGAATTGTATCTTTAAATAACACAAAAGATAACATGAAATTGGGTACATAATGCAAAAATAACCAACTTATGCCCTCAACAAACAAAATCAACATTAAAATTGCTACCAAGAACAATctcaatataaaaaaaatggaaaaaaatatcattcagCCGGCAAAATTCGATAACATGATATAAACCTAAAAGCACTTTAATGCATAATACAACACTCAGGGTATTCCCCGATAAAAGTATAACTCCATAAATTAGTTCACAAGTGACAACAATTCGTTCATATTACTATGATACAAATATCATTAAAATAAACAGAGTTTTACAAAAGGATCATAAAGACAATGATGCGCCACTAATACTTCCTCTGGATCGAGTAAAATTTCTTGTAGATGCATTCTCGCAAATTATTTGTTCTATCATCTTTTTCCTATGAATTGAAAAAAGAATGAAGATTTTTACTTGTAATATCATAAGAATTTAAGATTTTCCTGTAGAGCAATCATAATATTGTAATGTACAAATATAAGAATATAAGAATTTTACTTGTAagtcaaacaaatcatgttagCAAAAGAGAAATCAAAAGTTAGTTAATGGGTTCTTTGCAAGTTCATCGATTCTAGTGTTTATTATGATACGGACCACACTTTGACATCCGGAGTACTACTTGCAATAGTATCCTTTAAGTTAATTAGAattatttatgaaaaatataatataaaaacttaacataatgaaaatattatttggaAAAATTAATTTAGCTAAATACCAAAATAAACCATATGAGTTTCCTATATGACTTtctaaattaaaaacaaaacacaAATCAAATAAAGCTAGAATAATTCGACAATACACCAAAAGGGCTCAAATAGAGCCAACATGATTCGATTGAACCAGCATAAATCGAAAGAAACTAGAGACAATTCAAAAAAATAGCACAAATAGAATACATAAAACATAACCACCAAAAAATAATGTATGCAAAACTGAAAATACAATGACAAATTGGCCATACACTACAACAACATACCATAAACACAAATCACACATAAACTTGCACAAATCACACAATAACAATGCAAATTTGAAAAACAAAGAATTCAAGGTATAACCATCAACAAACCAATAACATATTGGATCGAATGTATTGTCTAAAATATTTGCAAAATCAACTTTACGATATAAACATGActgaaacataaaaaaatttattgtcaaCTAGAAAAGTGACTATCTTAGGAtcgttttaatatatatatttttggtttGGTGCCTAGTGTCTCCAATATATACGTTCCACCTTcagttttaattaataaaaaatttaagatTTTACTATTTTTAAGACAATCTaaagaaattaaacaacaaatCGAGAAATATGTGGATCAAGTTAGAAAACacggcaaaaaaaaaaacaaattgaatGAAGGATCATAATTCAAAAAAAACAGAAACAAACtaaaaaaatacaacaaattgcctaaaaatatttttttagtataaatcaattccaataaaaaatatttcaaccggCTATGGAATCtagaaaaagataaaaaaatttatcaaattgttTATTTTAGCGATTTTGTTTGAATtcttgcaattgcttccacTACAGGCGTCCTAGGGTAAATCAATTCCCAAACCATATAAATCAATGTTCAAGAAATGGAAAGGGAAAAACATCAGATGAAATACCAGAAAATCAATACTGTCTTGGTCACTTGATTTGCGTCAGTGTCGTTGGCGGGTGGGCTTTGATGACTTGTGTCGTTTTCTCCCGAGTGGCCGATAGATTTCAGAATTTCATTACCTTCACTCGTGTCTTTGTCCATGATTTCCAATGGTTAATGGTTTTTGTTGTTTGTTTCCCATTTGAGATGGAGAGATGGGCATACAACAAATGAAAAATAAGGAGAATGGAGACCAAAAAGGGCAAATAATTGATCATAATAATCGAAACTGCCAAGAAAAATGGGATGTTCATCGCTCAAATTCATCTTCTCTAATATACTGATGAAACTTCTTGTAATTTTTTGAATGGGGTTTTTGGTAGATCCAAGACTAGCAATGAGGAACAAGAGAAAAGGGAAGGAATAATGAAGAACGCGGGGTTGGGAAGCGGCTAATCAATGCTTTGAAATTTTTCAGATGGGAATTTTGGTTAGGACCTAGAAAAACAGCGAAGAAGAGAGAGGAATGAGAGTAAGACCAACGGGAgatgaataaaaataaataaataaaatatttttttgcaaaatAAATGGTGTAAATGCTGTTGGGGAGTGCAGAATAAAACTTTTGTTGTGTCAGGGAGCTcaaataaaaaaacacttaCAGAGGGACTGAATCACAACTTTAGTTTCTTGATGGAGATTTTTCTCCAATTTGCCCTTAAAAAAAcaccaaaaaattaaattaaataaaaagattgaatatatatatgattgaaccaaaaaataattcaaaaaatacaaaagaattaaattgaaatatttgacaatGACATTTTCGTGATAAAACCATTCTCCAAATTAACACTCCAAATCTACGGTGATTATGTAGCCATCTCTATTTTGAAGATCCAAAATAGAGATGAGATAGAGTGAATTGAGTTCTCTGTTTTGGAGATATTCTCCAAAATGGAGAACAAATGGAGATGTCCTTAATATAATTGTTCATAGTTATCCAAAATAGAGATGGGTTGGAGTGAATTGGGTTCTCTATTTTGGAGATGTTCTCCAAAATAGAGAACGGATGGAGATGTTCTTTAATATAATTGTTCATAtttatataaacatgtatatatatcacGTGTACAGGGCACTAGTATATATTAAAATCTTGGTCAAAATAAGAACTATATGCTCAAAAAATTTCCTTTTGCCATATCCATATATAGACCATGCATATTCATTGAAAAAATCTCTCATGGCcaattcaaacatttttttttaaaataaaaaagccCAAACTTATTAAAGTCCCAACACCTTTAAGCAACTCACATATAGCATACATGCCCTTTTGCACGACCAAAATTGAATGTTTTTTCGGTTAAATTTTGCGGCGAATTTAGTACTTTTACCTTAAAAATAGTGTTGCTTTGGTAGGTGTCGTGGCCAGGTAGAAGCTTATTGCGGCACGAAACCATTAATAGAGAGAAATGCCCAAAAGGCGTGAATCCAAAGAAAAGGCTGATTTTGGTTACGTTGCGTAGCTGCAGCGGTGACCAAATTAAGGAAGAATACAAACGAGCAGTTCGTGTACGTGGGAAACAACATGTCACATTCTCAATTGGAATTTTAATCACTGAAATATAAGATATTCCAACTTTATCTTTCAAAATATCGAAAACAATTACCGCGCGGTCTCTTTATTCGGTGACACCAAATGTCCAAATATAAGTATTGAAACCCTTGAAATTCGGAAAATTCGATGTTAGATCCAATAAAGATGTTCATCGATcggttttcaaatttttttttttatcctgACTCTGTCCCTGCTCGATCGTGTGGCTATTTACGTGCTGGCCATGGATTCTGGCCTTCCGATGGGTGGTAACTGAAGGCGCATAGGATCGAATTTTCGAGGTCGACATGGAGCCAAGTACATTGGTGTTCAcaactatttatttattttttttaaaaggaaaaacCCATCGCATGTGATGTACTACAATTAGCAATCATTTTCGATCCAGAATTTAATTCATATATCTCAATACTCAGCTAGTCAGGTGCATGTCATCCCACTTGCTAAAAAATAATGGCAAGTTTGGGGTATATGATTCCAAGCATGGGTAAAGGAGTGTCCCACCTGGGAGTTACAATCAAAACATTTGGATAAATCATTCATCAAACTCTCCAAGTTACCAAGATATGAAAGTTTATAGTAAGAATCGGTATAATTAATAGTCAAAATGATTTCGTAAGTTTGCTCATTttgtattttgattttgaaattaagtatttaattttaagtttttgtCATGTAAATCATCttatattttagtttttagtcatttttcatgTTGATATGACGCCAAACATGTTAGTATTAATTCTCAGTGCCACGTCAGCATATTTCCAATAAAACGTCAATATTTTCGGATGACTCACCAATATTCCATAAAAGAAAGAACTAAAAATCAaaacagttacaacacatgctTACAAGACCAAAACACAACATAAACAAATTTACAGGATCATTTTATCTATATTTCCCCTAAGAATCCTATGATTTAAAACATCTTGCATCTTTAAATGGACGACGGTTgacaaatttattttaatgttaTGTTTAATTCTCACATACATTTACATGAAATCACTCtgaaaataaatcatttaaaagcaattttttttctctcatctTGCAGCAACCCACACTCTTCAACTTTCATTTTCCCACATTTTTTAAATCTTATTGTTGGTAAATCCATGGTCTTACTCAATTGATTTGCATCACTTATTTCAATCTTGATCTTCTATCTGAACACTGGTGTTACTGATATCCGAGATCACGTCAACACATCCAAACGGTGAAAAAAGTAACACATTAACTCTTAATTACTTTATTTTTCTTACAAACATGTGAATTCACAGTATCCAACAGGAAAGCTAACTCCAAATTTTCCGTCCAAAAAATGTGTCGACATTTACAagagataaaatcatatcatatatatttagCTACCCACAACCTTATAATTTAttcatcaaaaaaattatctcttTGAGCACATGCCCATCatatatatgaataaaaaaatagtACAAGTTCATAATTTCTTGGCTTGTGCTTGTTGGTACGTGCACAAAAACACAAACACATGCATTCCACCGATGGATCATTAATTACTCACACCTCAGCTATCCCAACCTCCATCTTCTTCGAGTGATCAAAAAGTCAAGAAACTAGCTAGCGTCGATCGGGTTCAATGGGTGTTCAAGCCCGATTTGGATACTACAAAGTGCAAACAGCTAGCTTTTTTTAAACATATATATCGTGCTAGCTAGTATTGGGATTTGGATGTATGTTAGTGTATTGTAGCAAGCGATTCGCATTGTTTTCCACGTGGTCGCGATCCGGCGCCTTTGAGCAAGAAACCTCGTCCATTTTTGTGGCTTAGTGTATGTTTTTTTTGTATTGATTTATAAATCATTTGAGACACTTTTGTGTTTCCAATATCTTCGCTCGATTGGAGACATGAGGGGGAGATCATTTGATGATGATCGTGGTTGGCTTTATTCGTCGAGAGGATGCCGAATGTCGCTCGTGATTGCTGCATTGTGGTGCGTCTGGTGCGTTGGGATTGTGCAGTCATCCGCTCGACAGATGAGGTATGTGATTGAGAATGGTGGCACCCATTCGAACTACGAGGTCGGGGAGGAGGTTCGGAAGAAGCTTTTGGAGAATGGGCTTGGACTCACTCCTCAGATGGGGtaagattatatatatttctcCTCCGGGATAGTTTGAAATATGACCTTGAAATTACAAAAAGTTCGGGTCATATTGTGGACATTTTATTTACAAAAGTTTTCGAAATTGTGATAAAGAAAATTCATTATAATTGCGGTATTTGGACGTGTTGATATGTCGATCATAGGGAACATCAAGAAACCGGACCATCTTATGCTATACTCTCGTGATCTCTGGCAGCAGACATattaggaaatttaaatatttttgttacACAAAAGGAGCCAAAatctattatattattttttatacaaaataAGATATGTCTAGccattatttaattttgggttATGTATATCTTCATCAGATGGAACAGCTGGAACCATTTCCAGTGCAACATTGAGGAGAATCTGATCAGACAAACAGGTGACATGCTCCAATTCTTGAATCTTAATCAATAAtggatttatatataatatatcataaATGTTGATATTGTCTTACAAAAACTATTATATGTTGCATGTTTCTTCCGACAGCCGACGCAATGGTGTCAACTGGGCTTGCTGCACATGGTTACACATACATAAATCTTGGTACATCACACATCGACCAAGCTTCGATTATACCCGAAAATACGTTTACTTATTTTACGGCGATTTTTGGGTGATTTTCAGATGATTGCTGGGCCGAACAGAACAGAGATTCTCAGGGGAATTTGGTCCCAAAAGCCTCCACTTTCCCCTCCGGAATCAAAGCACTGGCGGATTATGTTCATGGTAAAGGATTGAAGCTGGGAGTTTACTCCGATGCCGGGTAAGTTTCGTTTTCGACACCGATGATTTGCATCAAATTAACAACATGATCCGTTGATGTATTTAAGAGTGAAGATCATAACAATATTTGTGAGGTCGATTGAAAAAATAGTAGGATTTACATGAATTGATAAATCTTTAACTCTTAAATGTGTATTTCTATAGTGTCTATATAGATATCATCTCACTTACCGTAAAATTGcatgatttgcaggagtcagaCATGTAGTAAACAAATGCCAGGGTCCCTAGGATATGAAGAGCAAGATGCAAAAACTTTTGCTTCATGGGTACAactaaaattattatatataaaatctatatattttttggaAAGTGTGATTTACGCTCGATTTTTCGTTAATATTACatcaattttatattttataataaaatttgacAAGAATAtctactttttttttaattgggtTTCTCTTAATTTCTTAACTATATCACCTAAAACCTTCTTTTTAAAGGAGATCGATTATATTTGATTGCCTCTCTTTCACTTCATTGTATAAAATATAAAGAgtattttctagtgattatattcttcataaaatttaaaacacataatatattttatcgGAGTAATTGCATACATTACTCTTGTGAAATATCGAAATTGCTAAAAATCTCATGTGAAAAAAGAATTATCTATTAGCTCCCTGTGTTTTTTAATGTTGAGCACATACCTTACCATGTTCTCAAATTTTGAGCACACAACCCCTTGTCCGTACGTGTTTTCAGGGGTATTTGtgctcaaaatttcaaaacacaAGAGGATAGGAACAATATGGGGTTTTCagcaattttataatttcatagGGGTAGTATATGCAATTATCCCATATTTTATCCGTCCAATATATATACGTATGTTTATGTTTTCACATAAACTATGAAAATTATTgagaaaaaaaacatattttccatttttcttttatttaacaAGTGTTTAAATGTGAAACTAAAAATATTGGAAAAACATTAAAGAAGTATTTAATGAATAGAGGCAGGTTAGTAAAAGAATATGAAGGGGAAAAAATGTAGTATTAAAAAAGTATCTTTTAACGTTCTTTTAGTCCTATTTATGAGCACATGAAATCTTAAATTTGATTGATTTTACAAAATGGAAGCTTATCcgatgtttatttttttaaaaaaatatatttatatatatgctcTTGTTCCGATTTTATTGTTGTGTTTCatggaaatttataaaatatgatgtagtaaaaattaaatcaattacaatagcataatttttcaatatgTTCCATTTTTTAATGAATGTACTTGGATGAGACTAGAATAAGACTATGAAATAAAAAGATTCTTCAATTAATTAGTCGTATTTAATTTATCAGCTCatcaatatttaaataaatttatttaaataataattaaattaaaataaaataaatttagtaATTATCTTTAGGAGAATTAATGTTGATGTTCATTTATGTTTCAATATTTACGATACAAAagatttatatattaaatatctcTGTTCAAGCATTAAGATTTCAAGTGATATCTAATTGGTTTAGGAATCtttataaattcaaattttattataaaaaataaatattgatcgaaatcaacaagaataaTACGTCCCATGCAatatatttatttgcatgtaCGTGCGTATATGAATATGCGCAGAGATATCTCGTAACTTGTAAGACGATCTTAcggatatatatttgtgagacgAACTGACCCGATCTATATCTACATGTATtggaatataatatttttgacataaaaaataatatttttttatgatcagATCGGGTCGAAAATCACTCTTACAAAATTGACCCGTAAGACCATCTTATATATGAGTTTTTGGGtatgtatatatacatgtaCGATCATATAATGATCAGTTTATGTTCAAACAAAACAGGGCGTAGATTACTTGAAGTATGACAATTGTAACAATGATGGAACCAGCCCTAAGCAAAGGTACAATTTCTACTTGCTAAATtgaatattattaaaattttctcatCTAAACTTTCCACGCtctatattaatataaaataaaatattataataaaatattacataCATGTGTATGATACATATTTTTCTAAGAGCCATGTTTTGGATTGGTGAACTAGATATCCTGTCATGGCAAAGGCTTTACTGAACTCCGGGAGGTCCATCTTCTTCTCCCTATGTGAATGGTGAGTTATGAATCTACCATAAGTTCATAAACCCGTCGTAGTTTCGAATGAAATCGTCGTACGCAACTGGATTTTACTACGATATATATTGTTTAGGTATAGCACGAAATCGAGCTGGTATAAAACTTCTAAAGTATAACGAAAATAATCGAGCTCTTGTTGTCATGTTTTATTGCATTACGACACTAGACCATCGAGTAGTTTTGGCTGTTATGGTATCAAATTTTTAGTGCAAAGTTTTACCAATAGTGTATTGTAGGCAGTTTACGACTGTTTATATATGTCGATGTTGTATAGCTCATATTACATCGAGATCTTGAAACGAAACTGCAGGGGACAAGAAGATCCGGCCACTTGGGCCAAATCTGTCGGGAACAGTTGGAGAACAACTGGAGACATCCAAGACAACTGGGACAGGTGAAATTAACAAATTTGGACTCTTTTCCATTATCATCCTATTTACTGCATTAATGGTTAATTTCACCATCTTTTATTACACGCATACCTACTATTCATACAAGTGAGCTAGAGCTGTCATTTTTGGTGATTTAATACTTTTGCTTTTAACTTGTATAGCATGACTTCACGGGCAGATCTCAACGATCAATGGGCAGCGTATGCTGCACCGGGCGGATGGAATGGTAACGTCGCAATCGACCCCTAAGTCCTGTCGTCGTGTGACATTCAATACTACTAAACTAAAACTGAATTGTATGACATTGTTTCCTTGTGTTAGTTTGAAAAATGATATTGGTCGGACATGTTTTTGTCCCGTGACTTTTTGTAGATCCGGACATGTTGGAAGTTGGAAACGGCGGGATGACGACCAGAGAATATAGATCGCATTTCAGCATATGGGCATTAGTTAAAGTAAGTGACAACACACAAAACAAGGATGAGTTGCACTAAAATGGACATTAATTTTGATATGTTTTTATGGCATTAGGCGCCTCTTTTGATCGGCTGCGATATTCGATCGATGGACGATGTAACTCGTGATCTGCTAGGCAATGAAGAGGTCATCGCAGTCAACCAGGGTGAGAGTCTATTGCTTTGCTTTGTCGGAGAAATCAAACATCAATTTTGACATGCAATTATTTGGCACGTTTGCAGATAAACTTGGTGTCCAAGGGAAGAAGATCAAGAAAGATGGAGACTTGGAGGTTAACTACTCAATCAacttttatttatcttttacAAAGCGACGACGGatacaaagaaaataaaattttcagcCACAATTTTTCGAGACCAAGATCATTTTGAAACATATGTAGTAAATAAGATAGATAAAAATGACTTTTATGAAGACCCAAAAATGTAATTTTCttgatataaaataatgatTGACGGTTATAATTTGAATGATCTAGCTTATATATATGTACCCTTTCAAAATGCTTCAATATAAATTGATTCAATTATTAATGATGATGCAGGTATGGGGAGGAGCTCTAAGTGAGAACAGAGTGGCAGTTGTTTTATGGAACAGAGGATCCTCGGAAGCTACCATTACAGCTTACTGGTCAGACATAGGTCTCAATCCATCAACTGCGGTAAATGCAAGAGATTTATGGGCGGTAAGAATTAGAGACGTTCCCTCTtctgaatatatattttgtaaGACAGTttcacttttatatatatatatatatgttagacAATCTGGTCTAAACgaaaaatatgatttaatttgagTCGTGTCATAAGAGTTTATTATTctttctgttttattttttttaataaaaataaaataagacatAACCATGTTTTTGCCTATGTATGCAGCATTCAACAAGATCAGCGGACGGAAAAATCTCGGCTAGCGTAGCTTCCCACGACTGCAAAATGTACGTTTTGTCTCCGAAGTGAAATATGGAGGAGTAGTGGGCTTAAGTTGCAAGTATAGGCTATGCATTTGAATAATTCAAATGTAGTGATTAATAATTAATGCAATTATCTCTGCCACGTAGCAATATAATGTGTGATATTCACAGTGCTACTTTCTTCAATAATGAAGCGAGAATTCATGCGTATTTTGAACATCTACGAAGGCTCGTTACttaaatatgatgagattatataagaaaaataaaatgagaGATAATTAAGTTGTTTATAAGGATATTTAATACATGTGAGTTTATCTTTGGTTGGTTTCTTGTGTTGAGATAATATTATgaattattttttctattatGAAATTGAGAgaggaatttaaaaaaaatactctgACTTAATTTGTGAGCCATTCAAactattgtaaaaaaaaattgagactTGAatacttaattatattattttaataaaatactaaagCTTGTGAGTGTGCATTATTGTGGGACTAATAGCAATGAGAGCCCTGTGAAAAACCTAATGAACACAAAAccctataaaaaaatttaattggctGATTAAATTTTACGTAAAAACTTCACGAAACCCTATTTTGTATTCCTCTCCCACAATTGTCCTCTTGTTTTAAAATGTAGGATATGTGCATTTAAGAGTTAcaaagtttttttaaataatttcatttgTTAGTTTTGATTGCAATCAATTTCCATCGGCTTGTTTAATAGGTATTCATAATGGTGATTTATTAATGACTAATTACCAATGAGTTTTTGCATCTAATTGGTTTAATGAGATCCTACCATACGGGTAATACCCAAATCATTCATCCAATGATCCACATTTCAACATATatgcataattaatattatagagTTGACATGACAAATCATGAGTTGTTAATTAGATCTTCTATTAAGATAATACCCTTAAGACAGATTGAACTAAACTCATCTACCTGTATGAATTTGTGTCGTACTTAATGAATTTGGCACAAACATCTCTCATAATTATACAAACATCTCTCATACTTTATAATTTGACACCTGCACcccttttatcaaataaaaagttaaattttCCATC
Proteins encoded:
- the LOC140879409 gene encoding alpha-galactosidase-like, with the translated sequence MRGRSFDDDRGWLYSSRGCRMSLVIAALWCVWCVGIVQSSARQMRYVIENGGTHSNYEVGEEVRKKLLENGLGLTPQMGWNSWNHFQCNIEENLIRQTADAMVSTGLAAHGYTYINLDDCWAEQNRDSQGNLVPKASTFPSGIKALADYVHGKGLKLGVYSDAGSQTCSKQMPGSLGYEEQDAKTFASWGVDYLKYDNCNNDGTSPKQRYPVMAKALLNSGRSIFFSLCEWGQEDPATWAKSVGNSWRTTGDIQDNWDSMTSRADLNDQWAAYAAPGGWNDPDMLEVGNGGMTTREYRSHFSIWALVKAPLLIGCDIRSMDDVTRDLLGNEEVIAVNQDKLGVQGKKIKKDGDLEVWGGALSENRVAVVLWNRGSSEATITAYWSDIGLNPSTAVNARDLWAHSTRSADGKISASVASHDCKMYVLSPK